The Synchiropus splendidus isolate RoL2022-P1 chromosome 5, RoL_Sspl_1.0, whole genome shotgun sequence DNA window AGCACGTGAACAATGCATGTCTCCCACGGAGAGAATAACACGCTTATGTAAGTGCTTGATACTTTTCTGTAAGGTGCTGAATGAGATGAACTTCTCGTTAAATGTGTAGAAAACAACCATAAAGTGAATGGCATCAGCTCAGTGAAAGTCAGAAGCAGTATGCTGTGTGACATCTACTAACTATTTTTTTACAGCCAGTGAGGAAAATTTGGGTTGGTTCACGTAGCAATGAGAAGTGTGCTGGAGCCTTTTCAATAGTTCCGTGTGACATCTGCATTGTTTTGCATGAAGCACAAATAATTAGCCAAATGAATATGAAGGAAACTGTTTAAACATATAGAAAACATTTTACATAAGAAACTTGTTTGGATGAGATGtaaatatattgttatataAATGTACAAACCATGAACTGAGCTGCAACACTGTGAACGTCAATAAACCAAAACCAGATGAGTGTCACATTACTTGcctaataatgaataaataatttgagacaaaaatgaataaagtagGATTccactgtcaacatttttagcGATAACAAATGTATTGTAATTTTAAAGCTCATATAAAGTCTGTCTCGGTAGAGAAGATAAAACCAGAGGGAAGGtctgcacaaacaaacacttggGTGACACATTTCTCACCCAGGAGTGAAATATTGACCTCTGATTGTTAGCCCATGTGATGTGTGGTACCTGGAGGCTAGAGTACTACATATTCGCCCGGTTCATCCTCACAGACTTCATTTGTTGTGGTGAGAAGGATGAGGATAGTGTCTGCAGCAGGTCTCTGATTCATCTGAGAGGTTAAGGCTTGAGCAGCATGGAGGAACTGGCCAGGGAGAGCATCAGCCTGCTGGCTCGCTCTGCCTCACATGCAGACCCTCCGCAGCTGGGTTCGTTCGGGGCCGTGTTCATCATGTTGAAGACGGCGCTGGGAGCCGGACTCTTGAACTTCCCCTGGGCCTTCCATAAGGCCGGAGGTGTGACGACAGCCATCAGCGTGGAGATGGTGAGTATTTCTCCAATGTTTCATTCAGTTGTCTCTAAAAGCACTGGTCAGTGTTACTTCTACATTTGACTATTTAGGTTTACTCATCATCTGAACTATACCGATCTCAGctcttttcattatttatagACCTGAGTTAACACCTGAGTTAATGACGGTAGAATAGAGCAGgggctcttaacctttttgatcttggggcccacctttcccagaacaaatggaaatgaaactcgtgatttcatttgtgctcaataaccatatttaatctacttacacgaaaacaaaccaaaaccttgtgaaatgacatgaaactatgtgatcaagatatttgtcataaaaagtccaaccagcatcAGAACCAGGTGCCAGTCAtgctcatcaaatttactaaagaaaacaaagaaaagaaaaatttggaaaaactgaataaaattctgaataaatataataaaaccatgtctaaatatcataaaataaatgtacattatatttaaactccaaagaagatgtaagtgaagtgtcaatgaaagtatcgccataaaatgttaaattcattttcagaactgctccaacaggtgctttcatgaacagacatgaactttcttttcaagaacttctccatagttgttaactctcacagatttgcagcagtcaagtcaattcagtgacggcccaaaggtgtgaaacaaaaaacttctagcggccctctaggggccactcgtggcccaaccatgggcccgggccctatggttaagaatcactgaaatAGAACTCAACAATATTACACAACGGTTGTCAGTAGGAATCATTCAACTGAGTTAATGACAACGGAGTAATAGAGTTCAGTGTTTGCTCTCTAAGTGTAGGTCCAGTGTTCACACTCCTCTGAGAAGAAGCCGCAGCACTTCACATGTGAGCTCTAATGAAGCCTCGCTGCATCTGCCAGCCAGTGTGTGCCAGTGTTAGACTATGggctgccaaatgtaaaaatgaagacacccCTTCTTTCCTGACATagcagaaatatttcaatatttccacAGATTTAGCgaatatttgttacatttgagaGACTACACTTTAATGTTACGCCCCATTGTTTGATCTCTGTAAGTGTTATAACTAAATGGTAAATGCATGAATGAAGCCAGCATCTTGTAGTGCAGCTCGCACACCAGAACAGCACTTTACAGTTGCTGCTGGGTAGCCATTTCAAAATCACAGACTTTCGGTTGCGAGCCCCTTTTGCGAGAGCGAAAGGGGCCGTCTAAATCCTTAGACCtgagatttaagatttagattttgtttaatatttagatgtaatatttatatttaagatttagatgtaatatttatatttaagatttaatatttacatttagcATTTAGTTTTAACACGGAGATGAATCAGTGGGACGTAGCATTGAAGTTTAGTATCTCAAaagtaacaaatatttgctaaatctgtgtaaatattgccaaagatttctgctaaatcGGGAAAAACGGGTGTGTATCAGACATCGCTCCCAAACACTGGTGCCGGTGGATTAACAGATATTATTGTGTGGTATTTTATAGTATGGAACTCCTGTTGATATTGCAGCAATGGCACTGTATTTTATCAGGTGTGAACGCTCTGACAGAATCCACCGAAACAGCAAAGTCTTCAGCTGTGTCCTGATGACCCATAATTCCTGAAATATTGCAGGTTTTGTCCCAACATTTCTCCATTGTAGATGAATGTTAGTATGAAAACAAACTACTGACTTTTGCCACCGTTTCTCTAGCCCATAACACCAATGCTGCATTAAAAGCTTCAGGGGTAGCCACACTCTTGTCTCGTCATAATGGAAAAAATCTGTCATAACTGTTTATTATCAGTCGGAGTCAGATCAGAGTGGGAGAAACCAACTCCAACTTTTCTGTGCTTTTCTTCCCCTCTTTGTTCCACTGTGAAAGAAACAgtgcaaatgtttttgtcagaATTTCTGTGAGCATCACAGCAGTGCACCACCCTGCCCCTTTGACTCCTGTACAAATTCTGGAGCTAATTTTCAGGGACAAAAAGTGCCTCATTTTAAACTCGCTGCCATTTGCAAACCATTTACTGTAGACTCATGAAAATCAGGTCAGACATGGAAGAAAGCCTCTCACAGTAGGCACATAAAAGTGGTATCAGGTAGAAGGGCTGGAGGTCACTTTCAAGAAGCAGGGGCTGCTCTAGTAAACAGGTACAGACGAACACATGAAACATCACGTTCCATTCATTACAGTTTATCCAGCAACGGCATTGTCGAATTCTAACATCTAATATGTCTGCGCTTTTCAGCTCACTGACTAGTTTTGAGGACTTTCCTTTCAGCTGTTTATGTTGATCGTGTTTCAGGTCGTGAAACAGGAAATTCAGTTTTGAAACAGCATCTCTGTTAACCCTGTGAAGGAGGTTTGTCCCAAGGTTTcacatgcagcagggaggagactgaggcttaagtaacaaaattaataataaaactagCGCGGTGTGATTGATGATTAGATGATagggctcaggtgtgtgtgtttgtatggcGGGAAgaagacccccaatcctggaaaagaggaggaaagaaagGTGGGAGCAGGAAGctgtccaaaacaatatgaccaGAGGGAGGGGGTTCAGTTCTTCTCCACTTTCTACCCTCAGCCTCAAAGTTTCACACTCAAAGCTTCTGATTTCCGTATCTCGAGggtgaaacaaacagcagcactcaaacaacataaaaacaaaataatgtatgTCTGCAGGTTTCTCTGGTGTTCCTCATCAGCGGCCTGGTCATCCTGGGTTACGCCTCGGCGGTCAGCAGACAGACGACCTACCAGGATGTGGTGAGAGAAGTGTGTGGTCGAGCTGTGGGCCAACTGTGCGAGGTCTGCTTCTGCTTCAACCTCTTCATGATCTCGGTGGCCTTCCTGGTGGTGGTGCAGGACCAGCTGGAGAAACGTGAGTGCCAAGTACAACACCCTGTGTTTGGGTGTGACTCATTCAAATGAGTCCATTCCAAATGTGTCTTCTGCTTCAGACAAAGTAAGACAGATAAAGGGAGGAGAGGAGTCCTGACAGAATAGAGGTGAACACATCTAGCGTCAGATGTTGGAGCGCATTTCATCAACACTTTGATTTTCAAGACCGCAGCTCACGTTTTGTTCTCATTCCACCGACATTGGTCCATCTGAAAGCGTTCTAATCCCTCTTACGTTTTTGATCcgctccattttttttaacagagcGTTTGATTGGATTTATAAACACACCCACTAACATCTCAATTGGATCAGAAATTTGGGGCTTAGACGTTGATCTGTACCTTCTCCCTCCTCAGTGTGTCTCTCGCTGTATGTGATCATAACTGGGTCAACTGAAGGAGAAATGCCGTACAACTGGTACACCGACCACCGCTTTGCCCTCTTCATTATGTGTCTGGTCATCATCCTCCCCCTTTCTATTCCAAAAGAGATTGGAATCCAGAAATACACAAGGTATCGACTCCGGCGCGACCGATGTCCGAGTGTACTGAGTGACTTACAAGTCTTTGGTCAGTGTGTTAGGGACGCTGGCTGCTGCTTACCTGTGTGTGGCTGTGATCGCCAAGTACTACCTGATGGAGAGCCATGACGATGTCATCATCACGCCTCAGCACGGTGAAGGGTCAGTGAATGAGGTTAAATGATTTCACTCTTGCATGACCCCCGCAGCTGGTGAGTTGTTTTGGCATCTGCTGTTGTGGAAACGAATCACGTCAGGTACATTAGTCTGCAAACATTAGTGAGAGTTTAGACCCCCAACTGACACAGCTGCTCTGTTTCTTATGGTCATCATTTACAATGGTGGACCACTACGTAACAATAGTAGAAACGCTATGAAGTGGAACAGAGAGCAAGACaacttatataaatatattaggggtgggattcgattagaAAAATAAgctaattagagaatttgtgattaataaatctcaattaatcacagttgaatggtataagaatatttgccacatttttcaatttgaatgaatttggcatattactgaatcaaatgatggacccacacatacatttaaacaacaaaatattgtttattatgCATTTGActatagcacaataaatcacgatggtggctatattcaagtttttatatcaccttatttaaactgaagctctttcaatgtcttgaaaatatttgtataagaatttctatTTCATAAGAATTACAAGTACATTCAGATTCCTGgatccatgtgatcagtgcacAGGAACAGCAacggttctgtgttgtctggagagcaaactcttaccttaaattaaattaaattaaatgaaaatgattaAATTCTGAATTTGTAATTCATTAATTACAccataattaattaatcataattaactcgTTGAATACGAAATAcgaaagtcccaccactatttAATGCTCCACACATTAGCAAATGTCAACTTTTTCTCTTCTAGAATTTGAGCCTATATCACCAaaattcacatcatttttgagtAAAATAATATAACACACTAGACATAGAGTTCAATGAAATAATCATTGttgtacattttaatttaaatattgtaTACTTTTTAAGAATATGTGCCAGCTTTCATTTTCGATTTGTGcccttcaaatattttttttatagaaaatattttctcttgttttcagtGTCAGCTCATGGGCCTCAATGTTCAGTGTCGTGCCGACCATCTGCTTTGGCTTCCAGGTAGTATACTGagtttcaaaacaaataaaaactccCCCTCACTGAAttaaattgttgtttttatatgtATGGATTTAGCAAACAATAGCAAACAACCAAAAGAAAGAGTTCTGCAAAAGTAGTtgtttaaaagcaaaaaaaaggagttaaattcatgaacagccatgttgtaatgttattctatttattttattttatttgttttttgttgcactttattccaaggcactttcctagtcagtgggctccccactgaccatggcaataaatttgattctgaatctgattctgattctgattctgattctgattctgattctgattctgaaagctATAGTAATAACACATGATAAAATTACGCTTAAATCCATGctgaagacatttttcaaaCTGATATAAACGACATACACAGAGATAAAGGTCATCTGTctgtattaaataaaatacaaataagaaaaaagtCAATCTAATATAATCGAATTGATGCGCTCATTACATTTCTTGATCGCTAGAGGGAGCCATTTCGCATGGTCCTTCGCAGCCGCTTCTGTTGAAGTCATTGCCTTTAGACATACTgttcacaaaacaacaacaaagcacaaaaacaacacagtcaATACTGCAGAAACAAAGACACCAGAAAATTAAAGTTCAGAGATCTGAAAATGTGGAGCTCCTCTAAGACTGTGTCGAGGTACTGAGGCCACTTCACCGATTGGGTAGCTGAATGGGGCTTAATAGATTAAGGATGCTGCGTATTGACGTCCAACATAGCAGTTCTGGATTGTTGCTGTCACCGATTGCAAAACAACAACCCGTCCTCTTCTTGTGCACCTCTAGTGTCATGAAGCGTGCATCGCCATCTACAGTAGCATGGACAACAAGGGGCTCATGCACTGGGTGTTCATCTCGGTCATCTCCATGTTTTTCTGTGTGGTCATCTACACTCTCACAGGTGACTCTACCACTGAAAGGTGCCCACCCTCACTGAGACACAAAGCTAAGTGCCGCCTCTGTCAACAGGTGTGTACGGCTTCATGACCTTTGGACGCGTTGTCGCATCAGACATACTGATGTCGTACCCTGGGACTGATGTGGTCATGATCATCTCCAGATTGTTGTTTGGTATCTCAGTCATCACCATCTACCCCATCATTCTCCTTCTGGGCAGGTCAGTGTGAGGCCACTGTCcctcccccaccccaccccctttTCACCTTCCTATCATCACCTCTACAGGTCAGTCATCCTGAATCTCGTCCTGCGTTTACAACGTCATCGCGTGGGAATCGTCACTCCAGCCTTTGAGAGTCGTTGCCGGATCGCTCTCACTGTGATCTGGATCAGTGTGACCCTAGTCATCGCCATGTACGTGCCCGACATGAGTGAGGTCATCAGTGTCATCGGTGGGATCAGCgcattcttcattttcatcttccCTGGTATGAAGTCAACAGCCAACACCACTGAAATCTTGGTGGCTCTGGTCAGACTAACCCTAACCTGTGCAGCTGCTACCTTTTTTCTTGAAGCGACCAGGGCAACTCTTCATGTACTTCTTGCTTCTACCCAAGGTTACAGTAGGCAGCATGTAGTGTTCTCGGTCTACTAGTCACTTCACAAAGTTGTTGAAGGTAGAAGTGACGGCTTTGTCTCTTTCATCACCACTACAGAACAATACAGCTTCCTCATGACTACTTCTATccccactactactactactactactactactactactactactactactaaaaatAAGTTGTGAAATGCAATTTGCAGGTttaccactagatgtcgctaTTTACCATGAATACAAAACGGCAATACCGCGTCCTGCCCGATCGACGACCACAGTCCCATCAGCATCTTTTCCTCTGTTTCTTGTCAGCCACAATTGAACATTAGTGCTATATATGTGTTGATCAGTCCATTTTCTATTGCAGGTCTTTGCTTGGTGTTTATCATGCAAAGTGAACCTGTGACCCCGAGAGTCaagtgagtgtggaaaaaagaaagatgcTCTGAACTCGGGGTCTCCAACTAATCCACTAAAGCACCGCAGTGCGTGCAGCGTTTTCTTCCAACCAATCAGACAACAGCTCAGGCGTTTGGCATCTGCAGCCTGATGCTGCTTGTTCGGTTGGAACAACAACCTGCTCCCTCTGTGGCCCTTTCCTGGGTCATTCGGAGACCCCTACTCTAAGTGAGATCTCCTGTTCTAACTGCCTTTTTCCATCTTGTTTTAAGGTTGATTTGTACAGTCTGGGGAGTCATAACTGTCGTCGTTGGCGCCTTTATTTTTGGCCAGAGCACAACCATCGCTGTCATGGAGATATTGCACAAATTATGAATCTGAACTATGGAGCCCAATGGACCTCAGAGCGTGTTGTATTCTGCTGTACCTTAGAGCCAAAATCGTTTATGAAAATATGACTATAAATAGCATCTTTAATTGAGTCATTCATCCTTAAAAGTGGTCTGCTgctatgtttttttgttcagtgaGCAACCTTTATAAACACTCGTGATGTTTTATAATGTATAATGTTATGTTTCGTCTAAATGTGTTCATTCGTTGAGACGAATTTGTCAGTAAAGCTGATCTCCAACTGAGTCTGTTTTCTGTGTCACTGACAGAGAGCACTGTTAGATCACTCCAGAATTAGTCTGCATGCTACTCAGCAAGAAGTTATCTAATACCCCAAATACATGCGGACCACGTGGCTCAGTTTGGGTTCTGCACTGTGACATCACTCAGCATCAAACGGACACATTTCTTCGCTCGCATGATCTTGAACTTGTAGCATAATTTCTCAGCCTTCTATTTCCTGC harbors:
- the slc38a8b gene encoding putative sodium-coupled neutral amino acid transporter 8 yields the protein MEELARESISLLARSASHADPPQLGSFGAVFIMLKTALGAGLLNFPWAFHKAGGVTTAISVEMVSLVFLISGLVILGYASAVSRQTTYQDVVREVCGRAVGQLCEVCFCFNLFMISVAFLVVVQDQLEKLCLSLYVIITGSTEGEMPYNWYTDHRFALFIMCLVIILPLSIPKEIGIQKYTSVLGTLAAAYLCVAVIAKYYLMESHDDVIITPQHGEGVSSWASMFSVVPTICFGFQCHEACIAIYSSMDNKGLMHWVFISVISMFFCVVIYTLTGVYGFMTFGRVVASDILMSYPGTDVVMIISRLLFGISVITIYPIILLLGRSVILNLVLRLQRHRVGIVTPAFESRCRIALTVIWISVTLVIAMYVPDMSEVISVIGGISAFFIFIFPGLCLVFIMQSEPVTPRVKLICTVWGVITVVVGAFIFGQSTTIAVMEILHKL